One region of Drosophila subobscura isolate 14011-0131.10 chromosome J, UCBerk_Dsub_1.0, whole genome shotgun sequence genomic DNA includes:
- the LOC117894402 gene encoding bifunctional 3'-phosphoadenosine 5'-phosphosulfate synthase isoform X3: MSETPETSKKRQKTCLQVATNVTEQKHHVTRETRGKNLGLCRGFRGCTVWLTGLSGAGKTSIAFELEAYLVSRGIPAYGLDGDNIRTGLNKNLGFTPAEREENIRRVGEVAKLFADSGVVSICSFVSPFADDREMARKIHKDAGLKFYEIFVDTPLDVCETRDVKGLYKKAREGVIKGFTGITQEYERPHKPELVVSTHECTVQESTQKLVTLLEQEGIIPRSLRDVDLLPELYPSDSIASDALCHEAESLQALPISTVELQWVQVLSEGWAYPLRGFMREDEYLQTLHFNTLQSGMDGSYRENHSVPIVLSATTEDKERLDGVSALTLTHEGKPVAILRRPEFYYQRKEERLARQFGTSNPNHPYSKQVLESGEYLVGGDLAVIERIRWDDGLDQYRLTPNELRRKFKELNADAIFAFQLRNPIHNGHALLMQDTKRQLLERGFKQPVLLLHPLGGWTKDDDVPLDVRMRQHQAVLDAGVLRREDTVLAIFPSPMMYAGPTEVQWHAKARMNAGANFYIVGRDPAGMPHPDKGAYPDGNLYDATHGARVLKMAQGLDSMEILPFRVAAYDNSASRMAFFEPQRKDEFEFISGTKMRTLAKTGASPPVGFMEPEAWKILATYYQNLQQA, from the exons ATGAGTGAAACGCCGGAGACCAGTAAAAAGCGTCAAAAGACG tgCCTCCAAGTGGCGACGAATGTGACCGAACAGAAGCATCATGTCACCCGCGAGACACGCGGCAAGAATTTGGGCCTGTGTCGCGGCTTTCGTGGATGCACCGTGTGGCTGACGG GTCTCAGTGGCGCTGGCAAGACCTCGATTGCCTTTGAGCTGGAGGCGTACTTGGTGTCGCGTGGCATACCCGCCTATGGCCTGGATGGGGACAACATACGCACCGGTCTGAACAAGAATCTGGGCTTTACGCCCGCCGAGCGCGAGGAGAACATCCGCAGGGTGGGCGAGGTGGCAAAGCTGTTTGCAGACAGCGGTGTGGTCTCCATTTGCAGCTTCGTGTCGCCGTTCGCCGACGATCGGGAGATGGCGCGCAAGATACACAAGGATGCGGGATTAAAGTTTTACGAGATCTTCGTGGACACACCGCTGGACGTGTGCGAGACGCGCGACGTCAAGGGGCTGTACAAGAAGGCACGCGAGGGCGTCATTAAGGGCTTCACGGGCATCACGCAGGAGTACGAGCGGCCCCACAAGCCCGAACTGGTGGTCAGCACCCACGAGTGCACAGTGCAGGAGTCCACGCAGAAGCTGGTGACACTGCTCGAGCAGGAGGGCATCATTCCGAGGTCGTTGCGTGACGTGGATCTTCTGCCGGAGCTGTACCCCAGCGATTCCATTGCCAGCGATGCTCTGTGCCACGAGGCGGAGTCCCTGCAGGCGCTGCCAATCAGCACCGTGGAGCTGCAGTGGGTGCAGGTGCTGTCGGAGGGATGGGCCTATCCCCTGCGCGGATTTATGCGGGAGGACGAGTACCTGCAGACGCTGCACTTCAACACACTCCAGAGTGGAATGGACGGCTCCTATCGCGAAAACCATTCGGTGCCAATTGTGCTTAGCGCCACGACAGAGGACAAGGAGCGGCTGGACGGTGTGTCTGCCCTGACGCTGACGCATGAGGGTAAGCCAGTGGCCATTCTGCGCCGTCCAGAGTTCTACTACCAGCGCAAGGAGGAGCGTCTGGCCCGCCAGTTCGGCACCAGCAATCCCAACCATCCGTACAGCAAGCAGGTGCTCGAGTCCGGCGAGTATCTCGTGGGCGGCGATCTGGCCGTAATCGAACGCATCCGCTGGGATGATGGGCTCGACCAGTACCGTCTGACGCCGAACGAGCTGCGCCGCAAGTTCAAGGAGCTCAACGCCGATGCGATCTTCGCCTTTCAGCTGCGGAATCCCATTCACAACGGTCACGCTCTCCTCATGCAGGACACCAAGAGGCAGCTGCTCGAGCGGGGCTTCAAGCAGccagtcctgctgctgcatccatTAGGTGGCTGGACCAAGGACGATGATGTGCCCCTGGATGTACGCATGAGACAGCACCAGGCCGTCCTCGATGCCGGCGTCCTGCGGCGCGAGGACACTGTGCTGGCCATCTTTCCATCGCCCATGATGTACGCCGGCCCCACTGAGGTACAGTGGCATGCCAAGGCGCGCATGAATGCCGGCGCCAATTTCTACATAGTGGGCCGCGATCCAGCCGGCATGCCGCATCCAGATAAGGGTGCCTATCCCGACGGTAACCTCTACGATGCCACACATGGAGCGCGTGTATTGAAGATGGCCCAGGGTCTGGACAGCATGGAG ATCCTGCCATTCCGCGTGGCCGCGTACGACAACAGTGCCAGCCGGATGGCTTTCTTTGAGCCACAGCGCAAGGACGAGTTCGAGTTTATATCGGGCACCAAGATGCGCACGCTGGCTAAGACCGGTGCCAGTCCACCCGTTGGCTTCATGGAGCCTGAAGCTTGGAAAATTCTGGCCACCTACTATCAGAACCTGCAACAGGCGTAA
- the LOC117894402 gene encoding bifunctional 3'-phosphoadenosine 5'-phosphosulfate synthase isoform X1: MFTQCANSLGHYNNNNIPCASSPECCLPASNERKPSDECLQVATNVTEQKHHVTRETRGKNLGLCRGFRGCTVWLTGLSGAGKTSIAFELEAYLVSRGIPAYGLDGDNIRTGLNKNLGFTPAEREENIRRVGEVAKLFADSGVVSICSFVSPFADDREMARKIHKDAGLKFYEIFVDTPLDVCETRDVKGLYKKAREGVIKGFTGITQEYERPHKPELVVSTHECTVQESTQKLVTLLEQEGIIPRSLRDVDLLPELYPSDSIASDALCHEAESLQALPISTVELQWVQVLSEGWAYPLRGFMREDEYLQTLHFNTLQSGMDGSYRENHSVPIVLSATTEDKERLDGVSALTLTHEGKPVAILRRPEFYYQRKEERLARQFGTSNPNHPYSKQVLESGEYLVGGDLAVIERIRWDDGLDQYRLTPNELRRKFKELNADAIFAFQLRNPIHNGHALLMQDTKRQLLERGFKQPVLLLHPLGGWTKDDDVPLDVRMRQHQAVLDAGVLRREDTVLAIFPSPMMYAGPTEVQWHAKARMNAGANFYIVGRDPAGMPHPDKGAYPDGNLYDATHGARVLKMAQGLDSMEILPFRVAAYDNSASRMAFFEPQRKDEFEFISGTKMRTLAKTGASPPVGFMEPEAWKILATYYQNLQQA; this comes from the exons atgtttaccCAATGTGCCAATTCGCTTGGCCActataataacaataacattCCGTGTGCCAGTTCCCCAGAGTGCTGCTTGCCTGCGAGCAATGAAAGAAAGCCCAGCGATGAG tgCCTCCAAGTGGCGACGAATGTGACCGAACAGAAGCATCATGTCACCCGCGAGACACGCGGCAAGAATTTGGGCCTGTGTCGCGGCTTTCGTGGATGCACCGTGTGGCTGACGG GTCTCAGTGGCGCTGGCAAGACCTCGATTGCCTTTGAGCTGGAGGCGTACTTGGTGTCGCGTGGCATACCCGCCTATGGCCTGGATGGGGACAACATACGCACCGGTCTGAACAAGAATCTGGGCTTTACGCCCGCCGAGCGCGAGGAGAACATCCGCAGGGTGGGCGAGGTGGCAAAGCTGTTTGCAGACAGCGGTGTGGTCTCCATTTGCAGCTTCGTGTCGCCGTTCGCCGACGATCGGGAGATGGCGCGCAAGATACACAAGGATGCGGGATTAAAGTTTTACGAGATCTTCGTGGACACACCGCTGGACGTGTGCGAGACGCGCGACGTCAAGGGGCTGTACAAGAAGGCACGCGAGGGCGTCATTAAGGGCTTCACGGGCATCACGCAGGAGTACGAGCGGCCCCACAAGCCCGAACTGGTGGTCAGCACCCACGAGTGCACAGTGCAGGAGTCCACGCAGAAGCTGGTGACACTGCTCGAGCAGGAGGGCATCATTCCGAGGTCGTTGCGTGACGTGGATCTTCTGCCGGAGCTGTACCCCAGCGATTCCATTGCCAGCGATGCTCTGTGCCACGAGGCGGAGTCCCTGCAGGCGCTGCCAATCAGCACCGTGGAGCTGCAGTGGGTGCAGGTGCTGTCGGAGGGATGGGCCTATCCCCTGCGCGGATTTATGCGGGAGGACGAGTACCTGCAGACGCTGCACTTCAACACACTCCAGAGTGGAATGGACGGCTCCTATCGCGAAAACCATTCGGTGCCAATTGTGCTTAGCGCCACGACAGAGGACAAGGAGCGGCTGGACGGTGTGTCTGCCCTGACGCTGACGCATGAGGGTAAGCCAGTGGCCATTCTGCGCCGTCCAGAGTTCTACTACCAGCGCAAGGAGGAGCGTCTGGCCCGCCAGTTCGGCACCAGCAATCCCAACCATCCGTACAGCAAGCAGGTGCTCGAGTCCGGCGAGTATCTCGTGGGCGGCGATCTGGCCGTAATCGAACGCATCCGCTGGGATGATGGGCTCGACCAGTACCGTCTGACGCCGAACGAGCTGCGCCGCAAGTTCAAGGAGCTCAACGCCGATGCGATCTTCGCCTTTCAGCTGCGGAATCCCATTCACAACGGTCACGCTCTCCTCATGCAGGACACCAAGAGGCAGCTGCTCGAGCGGGGCTTCAAGCAGccagtcctgctgctgcatccatTAGGTGGCTGGACCAAGGACGATGATGTGCCCCTGGATGTACGCATGAGACAGCACCAGGCCGTCCTCGATGCCGGCGTCCTGCGGCGCGAGGACACTGTGCTGGCCATCTTTCCATCGCCCATGATGTACGCCGGCCCCACTGAGGTACAGTGGCATGCCAAGGCGCGCATGAATGCCGGCGCCAATTTCTACATAGTGGGCCGCGATCCAGCCGGCATGCCGCATCCAGATAAGGGTGCCTATCCCGACGGTAACCTCTACGATGCCACACATGGAGCGCGTGTATTGAAGATGGCCCAGGGTCTGGACAGCATGGAG ATCCTGCCATTCCGCGTGGCCGCGTACGACAACAGTGCCAGCCGGATGGCTTTCTTTGAGCCACAGCGCAAGGACGAGTTCGAGTTTATATCGGGCACCAAGATGCGCACGCTGGCTAAGACCGGTGCCAGTCCACCCGTTGGCTTCATGGAGCCTGAAGCTTGGAAAATTCTGGCCACCTACTATCAGAACCTGCAACAGGCGTAA
- the LOC117894402 gene encoding bifunctional 3'-phosphoadenosine 5'-phosphosulfate synthase isoform X2 — MPNPPIGFYPHIKRRCLQVATNVTEQKHHVTRETRGKNLGLCRGFRGCTVWLTGLSGAGKTSIAFELEAYLVSRGIPAYGLDGDNIRTGLNKNLGFTPAEREENIRRVGEVAKLFADSGVVSICSFVSPFADDREMARKIHKDAGLKFYEIFVDTPLDVCETRDVKGLYKKAREGVIKGFTGITQEYERPHKPELVVSTHECTVQESTQKLVTLLEQEGIIPRSLRDVDLLPELYPSDSIASDALCHEAESLQALPISTVELQWVQVLSEGWAYPLRGFMREDEYLQTLHFNTLQSGMDGSYRENHSVPIVLSATTEDKERLDGVSALTLTHEGKPVAILRRPEFYYQRKEERLARQFGTSNPNHPYSKQVLESGEYLVGGDLAVIERIRWDDGLDQYRLTPNELRRKFKELNADAIFAFQLRNPIHNGHALLMQDTKRQLLERGFKQPVLLLHPLGGWTKDDDVPLDVRMRQHQAVLDAGVLRREDTVLAIFPSPMMYAGPTEVQWHAKARMNAGANFYIVGRDPAGMPHPDKGAYPDGNLYDATHGARVLKMAQGLDSMEILPFRVAAYDNSASRMAFFEPQRKDEFEFISGTKMRTLAKTGASPPVGFMEPEAWKILATYYQNLQQA; from the exons atgCCGAATCCGCCCATTGGATTTTATCCCCATATCAAAAGAAGG tgCCTCCAAGTGGCGACGAATGTGACCGAACAGAAGCATCATGTCACCCGCGAGACACGCGGCAAGAATTTGGGCCTGTGTCGCGGCTTTCGTGGATGCACCGTGTGGCTGACGG GTCTCAGTGGCGCTGGCAAGACCTCGATTGCCTTTGAGCTGGAGGCGTACTTGGTGTCGCGTGGCATACCCGCCTATGGCCTGGATGGGGACAACATACGCACCGGTCTGAACAAGAATCTGGGCTTTACGCCCGCCGAGCGCGAGGAGAACATCCGCAGGGTGGGCGAGGTGGCAAAGCTGTTTGCAGACAGCGGTGTGGTCTCCATTTGCAGCTTCGTGTCGCCGTTCGCCGACGATCGGGAGATGGCGCGCAAGATACACAAGGATGCGGGATTAAAGTTTTACGAGATCTTCGTGGACACACCGCTGGACGTGTGCGAGACGCGCGACGTCAAGGGGCTGTACAAGAAGGCACGCGAGGGCGTCATTAAGGGCTTCACGGGCATCACGCAGGAGTACGAGCGGCCCCACAAGCCCGAACTGGTGGTCAGCACCCACGAGTGCACAGTGCAGGAGTCCACGCAGAAGCTGGTGACACTGCTCGAGCAGGAGGGCATCATTCCGAGGTCGTTGCGTGACGTGGATCTTCTGCCGGAGCTGTACCCCAGCGATTCCATTGCCAGCGATGCTCTGTGCCACGAGGCGGAGTCCCTGCAGGCGCTGCCAATCAGCACCGTGGAGCTGCAGTGGGTGCAGGTGCTGTCGGAGGGATGGGCCTATCCCCTGCGCGGATTTATGCGGGAGGACGAGTACCTGCAGACGCTGCACTTCAACACACTCCAGAGTGGAATGGACGGCTCCTATCGCGAAAACCATTCGGTGCCAATTGTGCTTAGCGCCACGACAGAGGACAAGGAGCGGCTGGACGGTGTGTCTGCCCTGACGCTGACGCATGAGGGTAAGCCAGTGGCCATTCTGCGCCGTCCAGAGTTCTACTACCAGCGCAAGGAGGAGCGTCTGGCCCGCCAGTTCGGCACCAGCAATCCCAACCATCCGTACAGCAAGCAGGTGCTCGAGTCCGGCGAGTATCTCGTGGGCGGCGATCTGGCCGTAATCGAACGCATCCGCTGGGATGATGGGCTCGACCAGTACCGTCTGACGCCGAACGAGCTGCGCCGCAAGTTCAAGGAGCTCAACGCCGATGCGATCTTCGCCTTTCAGCTGCGGAATCCCATTCACAACGGTCACGCTCTCCTCATGCAGGACACCAAGAGGCAGCTGCTCGAGCGGGGCTTCAAGCAGccagtcctgctgctgcatccatTAGGTGGCTGGACCAAGGACGATGATGTGCCCCTGGATGTACGCATGAGACAGCACCAGGCCGTCCTCGATGCCGGCGTCCTGCGGCGCGAGGACACTGTGCTGGCCATCTTTCCATCGCCCATGATGTACGCCGGCCCCACTGAGGTACAGTGGCATGCCAAGGCGCGCATGAATGCCGGCGCCAATTTCTACATAGTGGGCCGCGATCCAGCCGGCATGCCGCATCCAGATAAGGGTGCCTATCCCGACGGTAACCTCTACGATGCCACACATGGAGCGCGTGTATTGAAGATGGCCCAGGGTCTGGACAGCATGGAG ATCCTGCCATTCCGCGTGGCCGCGTACGACAACAGTGCCAGCCGGATGGCTTTCTTTGAGCCACAGCGCAAGGACGAGTTCGAGTTTATATCGGGCACCAAGATGCGCACGCTGGCTAAGACCGGTGCCAGTCCACCCGTTGGCTTCATGGAGCCTGAAGCTTGGAAAATTCTGGCCACCTACTATCAGAACCTGCAACAGGCGTAA
- the LOC117894408 gene encoding ras-related protein Rab-8A has translation MAKTYDYLFKLLLIGDSGVGKTCILFRFSEDAFNTTFISTIGIDFKIRTIELDNKKIKLQIWDTAGQERFRTITTAYYRGAMGIMLVYDITQEKSFENIKNWIRNIEENASADVEKMLLGNKCELHDKRQVSKERGEQLAIEYGIKFMETSAKASINVEEAFLTLASDIKAKTEKRMEANNPPKGGHQLKTLDSRTKDSWLSRCSLL, from the exons ATGGCCAAGACGTACGACTATCTGTTCAAATTGCTGCTAATCGGAGACTCTGGAGTGGGCAAAACCTGCATATTGTTTCGGTTCTCCGAGGATGCGTTCAACACCACCTTTATATCCACAATAG GTATCGATTTTAAAATTAGAACAATTGAATTGGATAACAAGAAAATCAAACTTCAAATATg GGACACTGCCGGCCAGGAGCGATTCCGCACAATAACCACGGCATACTACAGAGGTGCCATGGGCATTATGCTTGTGTATGACATCACCCAGGAAAAGTCGTTTGAGAACATCAAAAACTGGATCAGAAATATCGAAGAAAATGCCTCCGCCGATGTCGAAAAAATGCTGCTGGGCAACAAGTGCGAATTGCACGATAAGCGACAG GTTTCAAAGGAGCGTGGCGAGCAATTGGCCATCGAGTATGGCATCAAATTCATGGAGACCTCCGCGAAAGCCAGCATTAATGTGGAAGAAGCTTTCCTCACCCTAGCCAGTGATATTAAGGCGAAAACGGAAAAGCGAATG GAGGCAAACAACCCACCAAAGGGCGGACATCAGCTAAAAACGTTAGACAGTCGGACAAAGGACAGTTGGCTGTCCAGATGCAGTCTGCTTTGA